The Deltaproteobacteria bacterium IMCC39524 DNA segment AGGGCCACGACAATGCCTGCAATCGTGTAGGCAAAGAAGATGCGCGCAATGAAAACAGGAACCCTGTATTTGATGTTTGCCTGAAAAACACTTTCGTAAGCAAAAAAAGATAGAAAAGCCATTGAGAGGAAGAATACAAGTAACAGTTTAAAAAAGGGCAGTGTCGCGCCGATATTCCACGCCTCCTCAGAAAAAGAGATTGGGATCGCCAACGCCGCCGAGCCTACAACGATCTGGCTGACATCCTCCATGTTAAAGCTTAACTTCATGATGTTTTTAACTTACAACAGCCATAAATCTAGGTCAACGAGGGGTCATCAACGGGAGAGAATCGTCCAATTTGACTCAACGCCGCAGAGATGTTAGCGTTGTGACCTCTTAAGTCTTGGCGGCGTTATCTTTCCGAACGAACCGACCAAAGACCCG contains these protein-coding regions:
- a CDS encoding DUF2391 family protein; translated protein: MKLSFNMEDVSQIVVGSAALAIPISFSEEAWNIGATLPFFKLLLVFFLSMAFLSFFAYESVFQANIKYRVPVFIARIFFAYTIAGIVVALILFSLDKFPLLSEPVLALKRLIVVTMPASMGAIIVDGFDKE